A region from the Candidatus Thiothrix putei genome encodes:
- a CDS encoding Txe/YoeB family addiction module toxin — protein MTKKLAWTDEAWADYLYWQTQDKKTLKRINKLIEDTKRTPFEGIGKPEPLRHNLAGFWSRRIDETNRIVYAADDEYLTIIACRYHYD, from the coding sequence ATGACTAAAAAGTTGGCATGGACAGATGAAGCATGGGCGGACTACCTATACTGGCAAACCCAAGACAAAAAGACACTCAAACGCATCAACAAACTCATTGAAGACACCAAACGCACGCCCTTTGAAGGCATCGGCAAACCCGAACCACTGCGGCACAACCTAGCAGGCTTTTGGTCACGCCGCATTGATGAAACCAACCGCATAGTCTACGCCGCAGACGACGAATACCTAACCATCATCGCCTGCCGCTACCACTACGACTAA
- the guaA gene encoding glutamine-hydrolyzing GMP synthase, with protein sequence MTQNIHADRVLILDFGSQYTQLIARRVREVGVYCEIYPWDVEAEAVAAFGAKGIILSGGPESVTDVEPPKAPENVFTLGVPVLGICYGMQTMAVQLGGAVESSSHCEFGYAQVRARGHTELLREIEDHVSPEGFGLLDVWMSHGDKVTAMPEGFKLMASTDSAPIAGMADESRHFYALQFHPEVTHTKQGKRILQRFVQGICGCAGLWTTANIIEENIRLVREKVGSDEVILGLSGGVDSSVVAALLHKAIGTQLTCVFVDTGLLRYREGDQVMAMFAEHMGVKVIRVDAEERFLSALAGVTDPEKKRKIIGGLFIDIFDEESSKLTSAKWLAQGTIYPDVIESAGAKTGKAHLIKSHHNVGGLPENMKLGLVEPLRELFKDEVRVMGVELGLPPEMVYRHPFPGPGLGVRILGEVKKEYADLLRLADHIFIEELRKHDLYDKTSQAFAVFLPVKSVGVTGDGRRYDYVIALRAVETIDFMTARWAHLPYELLDLLSRRIINEIRGVSRVVYDISGKPPATIEWE encoded by the coding sequence ATGACACAGAATATTCATGCGGATCGTGTACTGATCCTCGATTTCGGTTCGCAATATACGCAGTTGATTGCGCGGCGTGTGCGCGAGGTTGGGGTTTATTGTGAGATTTACCCGTGGGATGTGGAGGCCGAGGCTGTTGCTGCATTTGGTGCGAAGGGCATTATTTTGTCCGGTGGCCCTGAATCGGTGACGGATGTTGAACCGCCGAAAGCGCCTGAGAATGTGTTTACGCTGGGTGTACCGGTGTTGGGCATTTGCTACGGGATGCAGACGATGGCGGTGCAACTCGGTGGTGCGGTGGAATCGTCCAGCCATTGCGAGTTTGGTTATGCGCAAGTGCGGGCGCGTGGGCATACCGAATTATTACGTGAAATTGAAGACCACGTTTCCCCTGAAGGCTTCGGCTTGCTGGATGTGTGGATGTCGCATGGCGATAAAGTCACCGCGATGCCGGAAGGCTTTAAGCTGATGGCAAGCACCGATTCCGCGCCGATTGCGGGGATGGCGGATGAGTCGCGGCATTTCTACGCGCTGCAATTCCACCCGGAAGTGACGCATACCAAACAGGGCAAGCGCATTTTGCAACGCTTTGTGCAGGGCATTTGCGGTTGTGCAGGGTTGTGGACGACGGCGAATATCATCGAGGAAAACATCCGCTTGGTGCGCGAAAAAGTGGGTTCGGATGAAGTCATTTTGGGCTTGTCCGGCGGGGTGGATTCGTCCGTGGTCGCGGCATTGTTGCACAAGGCGATTGGTACACAATTGACCTGTGTATTCGTGGATACCGGCTTGCTGCGTTACCGCGAAGGCGATCAGGTGATGGCGATGTTCGCCGAACACATGGGGGTGAAAGTGATCCGGGTAGATGCGGAGGAACGTTTCCTCTCAGCCCTTGCGGGTGTCACTGACCCGGAGAAGAAGCGCAAGATTATTGGCGGGTTATTCATTGATATTTTCGATGAGGAATCGTCCAAGCTGACTTCGGCGAAATGGTTGGCGCAAGGCACGATTTACCCCGATGTGATCGAATCTGCGGGTGCAAAAACCGGCAAGGCGCATTTGATTAAGTCGCACCATAACGTCGGCGGTTTGCCAGAAAACATGAAGCTGGGGCTGGTCGAGCCGTTACGCGAATTGTTTAAGGATGAAGTGCGCGTGATGGGGGTGGAACTCGGTTTGCCGCCGGAAATGGTGTATCGCCACCCGTTCCCAGGCCCTGGTTTGGGCGTGCGGATTCTGGGTGAGGTGAAGAAGGAATACGCGGATTTGCTGCGTTTGGCTGACCATATTTTCATTGAAGAACTGCGCAAGCATGATTTGTATGACAAGACTTCGCAGGCGTTCGCGGTGTTCTTGCCGGTGAAATCGGTGGGCGTGACCGGCGATGGGCGGCGTTATGATTATGTGATTGCGTTGCGGGCGGTGGAAACGATTGACTTTATGACGGCGCGTTGGGCGCATTTGCCGTATGAGTTGTTGGATCTGTTGTCGCGGCGGATTATCAATGAGATACGCGGGGTTTCGCGGGTGGTTTATGATATTTCGGGGAAACCTCCGGCTACGATTGAGTGGGAGTAG
- the guaB gene encoding IMP dehydrogenase → MRILQEALTFDDVLLVPAHSTVLPADANLQTPLTRDIMLNIPLLSAAMDTVTEARLAIALAQEGGMGIIHKNMSIQAQADQVRTVKKYESGIIKNPITVAPDTTISDVLALTRANNISGVPVVQGEDLVGIVTGRDLRFETKLDQPVSTIMTPKERLVTVEEGASKGQIRKLLHTHRIEKVLVINDKFQLRGLITVKDIQKSTDFPNACKDDQGQLLVGAAVGVGYGTEDRVRALVEAGVDVIIVDTAHGHSQGVLDRVKWVKDNFPQVQVIGGNIATGDAALALVAAGADAVKVGIGPGSICTTRIVAGVGVPQISAVMNIAKALEGTGVPLIADGGIRYSGDIAKALAAGAHTVMLGGMFAGTEEAPGEVELFQGRSYKSYRGMGSLGAMAKGSSDRYFQDGSENAADKLVPEGIEGRVPYKGPLAPIIHQMMGGLRSSMGYVGCKDMEEMRTKPQFVRISSAGMRESHVHDVTITKESPNYRV, encoded by the coding sequence ATGCGTATCCTTCAGGAAGCCCTTACTTTCGACGACGTTCTCTTAGTGCCTGCTCATTCTACCGTCTTGCCCGCTGACGCCAATCTACAAACGCCGCTAACCCGTGACATTATGTTGAATATCCCGCTGCTGTCGGCGGCGATGGATACGGTCACAGAAGCGCGTCTAGCGATCGCCCTTGCCCAAGAGGGTGGCATGGGGATTATCCATAAAAACATGAGCATACAAGCGCAAGCTGATCAAGTGCGCACTGTTAAAAAATACGAAAGCGGCATTATTAAAAACCCGATTACGGTTGCTCCTGATACCACCATTAGCGATGTGTTGGCGTTGACCCGTGCTAATAACATTTCCGGCGTGCCTGTCGTACAAGGCGAAGATTTGGTCGGTATCGTCACCGGACGTGACCTGCGCTTTGAAACCAAGCTGGATCAGCCTGTCAGCACCATCATGACCCCGAAAGAGCGGTTAGTGACCGTGGAAGAGGGTGCAAGCAAAGGTCAAATCCGTAAGTTGCTGCACACGCACCGCATCGAAAAAGTGCTGGTGATTAACGATAAATTCCAGTTACGCGGTTTGATCACCGTAAAAGACATTCAAAAATCCACCGATTTCCCGAATGCGTGTAAAGACGACCAAGGTCAATTGCTGGTCGGTGCGGCAGTCGGTGTCGGTTATGGCACAGAAGATCGCGTGCGTGCTCTGGTCGAAGCAGGTGTGGACGTGATCATTGTCGATACCGCCCATGGGCATTCCCAAGGCGTGTTGGATCGGGTGAAGTGGGTTAAGGATAACTTCCCGCAAGTCCAAGTCATCGGCGGCAACATTGCCACGGGTGATGCGGCACTGGCGTTGGTAGCAGCAGGCGCGGATGCGGTGAAAGTGGGTATTGGCCCTGGCTCTATTTGTACCACCCGTATCGTAGCAGGTGTCGGTGTGCCACAAATTTCGGCGGTGATGAACATTGCCAAAGCTTTGGAAGGCACGGGTGTACCGTTGATTGCTGACGGTGGTATCCGTTATTCCGGCGATATTGCCAAAGCCTTGGCTGCTGGAGCGCACACCGTGATGTTGGGCGGTATGTTCGCAGGGACGGAAGAAGCACCGGGTGAGGTGGAATTATTTCAAGGACGTTCGTACAAGTCTTACCGTGGCATGGGTTCACTAGGGGCGATGGCAAAAGGCTCTAGCGACCGTTACTTCCAGGATGGTTCGGAAAATGCGGCGGATAAGCTCGTGCCGGAAGGTATCGAAGGCCGTGTGCCATACAAAGGGCCCTTGGCTCCAATCATTCACCAGATGATGGGCGGGTTGCGTTCTAGCATGGGTTACGTGGGCTGTAAGGATATGGAAGAAATGCGCACCAAGCCGCAGTTTGTGCGGATTTCCAGCGCGGGTATGCGTGAATCGCACGTTCATGACGTGACTATTACCAAAGAATCGCCAAACTATCGGGTGTAA
- the xseA gene encoding exodeoxyribonuclease VII large subunit, protein MQNERITFSVSQLNAEVGQRLSQGFPALWVEGEISNFTRASSGHLYLSLKDASAQVRCAMFKGRASSLKLIPKNGLKVLVRGKVGLYEPRGEYQFIIEHMEDAGVGALQRQFEELKRSLQAQGLFAPEHKQPLPALPRCIGVITSPTGAAIRDILNVLKRRCPQILVMIYPVLVQGEGSKEQIVNALRQADREQRCDVLILARGGGSIEDLWSFNEEVVAHAIHACSLPIISGVGHEIDFTIADFVADVRAPTPSAAAELVSPDMAALQTQVQRLFLQLHRYQQRRLQVAGEHLQRLQQRLENQRPTNRLQQKVQRLDELEMRLQATLLRYLHSQQQKLTNLSTRLQVQSPVRQIQQQQAQLKHWQQYLLVLIQQRLDKAHDKLQIQAGQLHTLSPLATLERGYGIVRHLETGQVIRSIAPLRLGHSVTTQVQDGSFDSIITRIQAVDPK, encoded by the coding sequence ATGCAAAACGAACGAATCACTTTCAGTGTCTCTCAACTCAACGCCGAAGTCGGACAACGCCTGTCCCAAGGCTTCCCTGCTTTGTGGGTGGAAGGCGAAATATCCAATTTCACCCGTGCCAGTTCCGGGCATTTGTACCTCAGCCTGAAAGATGCCAGTGCCCAAGTGCGCTGCGCCATGTTCAAGGGGCGAGCTTCCAGCCTCAAACTTATCCCCAAAAACGGCTTGAAAGTGTTAGTACGCGGCAAAGTCGGCTTATACGAACCACGCGGCGAATACCAGTTTATTATCGAGCACATGGAAGATGCCGGGGTTGGCGCATTGCAACGCCAATTTGAAGAACTCAAACGCAGCTTGCAGGCGCAAGGACTGTTTGCCCCGGAACATAAACAGCCCCTCCCCGCCTTGCCGCGTTGTATCGGGGTGATCACCTCACCAACCGGGGCAGCGATTCGTGACATCCTCAACGTATTGAAACGGCGTTGCCCACAAATTCTGGTCATGATTTACCCGGTACTCGTACAAGGCGAAGGTTCCAAAGAACAAATTGTGAATGCGCTCCGTCAAGCTGACCGTGAACAGCGTTGCGATGTGCTGATTCTGGCAAGGGGCGGCGGTTCCATCGAAGACTTGTGGTCATTCAATGAGGAAGTGGTTGCTCACGCCATCCACGCCTGCTCCTTGCCCATTATTAGCGGGGTGGGGCATGAAATCGACTTTACGATTGCCGATTTTGTCGCGGATGTCCGCGCTCCGACCCCATCAGCAGCGGCTGAACTGGTCAGCCCCGATATGGCGGCACTGCAAACACAAGTGCAACGCCTGTTCCTCCAATTACACCGCTATCAGCAACGGCGTTTACAGGTAGCCGGTGAACACCTGCAACGCCTGCAACAACGTTTGGAAAACCAGCGACCCACCAATCGCTTACAGCAAAAAGTACAACGTTTAGATGAACTGGAAATGCGTTTGCAAGCTACTTTGCTGCGCTATTTACACAGCCAGCAACAAAAATTGACAAACTTATCCACACGTTTGCAAGTGCAATCTCCCGTGCGCCAAATTCAGCAGCAACAAGCACAACTGAAACACTGGCAACAATACTTGCTTGTTTTAATTCAGCAACGTCTAGATAAAGCACACGATAAATTGCAAATACAGGCAGGGCAATTGCACACCTTGAGTCCGCTGGCAACGCTGGAACGTGGTTATGGCATTGTGCGCCATCTGGAAACAGGGCAAGTTATCCGCAGCATCGCACCACTACGCCTAGGGCACAGCGTGACGACTCAAGTGCAAGACGGCAGTTTTGACAGCATTATTACCCGCATTCAAGCAGTTGATCCCAAGTAG
- a CDS encoding 2OG-Fe(II) oxygenase, translating into MLEQLFVQDSEWQHRDGAFYRCSLRDVTDEIPATFHADILARMREITGLPLVERFMVTAQRMLPGHVIGIHSDRPFLGYEIARLVLQLNKHWQAEHGGVLELFASPEGEAVFKVNPEHNKAFGFLLHAASYHGVTEVTQPRQTVVFNFWHVANTPELEAHIKALFANLHFSELPAALDPIAADAEASLPEEVTFRAGTAAIALHRWGYDAATVVSGYQYSAGLDGSHSHDAETYAAVRLADWVAYLYRDSFDLARWEILRSELAGMEMFTRLLSTWHLCLPEMS; encoded by the coding sequence ATGCTTGAGCAGCTATTTGTGCAAGACAGTGAGTGGCAACATCGGGATGGGGCGTTTTACCGCTGCTCACTGCGTGACGTTACTGACGAGATTCCTGCAACGTTTCATGCCGACATACTTGCTCGAATGCGTGAGATTACGGGATTGCCGCTTGTAGAACGTTTTATGGTCACGGCGCAACGGATGCTGCCCGGACACGTCATTGGCATCCACAGCGACCGCCCGTTTTTGGGCTATGAAATTGCGCGATTGGTCTTGCAACTCAATAAGCACTGGCAAGCTGAACATGGCGGGGTGCTGGAATTATTTGCCTCACCAGAGGGCGAAGCGGTCTTCAAGGTTAACCCTGAACACAACAAAGCTTTTGGCTTTTTACTGCACGCAGCGTCTTATCACGGTGTCACCGAAGTGACCCAGCCACGCCAAACCGTGGTCTTCAATTTCTGGCATGTAGCGAATACGCCCGAACTTGAGGCGCACATTAAAGCCTTGTTTGCTAACCTGCATTTCTCGGAATTACCCGCAGCACTCGACCCGATTGCCGCCGATGCTGAAGCAAGTTTGCCTGAAGAGGTGACATTTCGGGCAGGCACGGCGGCGATTGCGCTGCATCGTTGGGGTTATGATGCGGCAACGGTTGTGAGTGGCTACCAGTACAGTGCTGGATTGGATGGCAGTCATTCTCACGATGCAGAAACCTATGCAGCCGTGCGCCTCGCGGACTGGGTGGCGTACTTGTATCGGGATTCGTTTGATTTGGCACGCTGGGAAATCTTGCGCAGTGAACTGGCGGGAATGGAAATGTTTACGCGCTTGTTGTCTACATGGCATCTTTGTTTACCGGAAATGTCTTGA
- a CDS encoding type II toxin-antitoxin system VapC family toxin: MKYLLDTNICIYLIKEKPPEVLLRFTALKPAQVFISAVTVFELYYGVENSQAHKRNLAALEKFLRPMTILDFTSEDAKQAARIRADLKQKGTPIGAYDLQIAATALANSLTVVTNNTDEFKRVVELRLENWV, encoded by the coding sequence ATGAAGTACCTGCTGGATACCAACATCTGTATTTACCTCATCAAGGAAAAACCACCAGAAGTGTTGCTGCGCTTTACGGCATTGAAACCAGCGCAAGTGTTCATTTCAGCCGTTACGGTGTTTGAATTGTATTATGGCGTTGAAAATAGTCAGGCTCACAAACGCAACTTGGCGGCGTTGGAAAAATTCCTGCGTCCGATGACTATCCTCGACTTTACCTCTGAGGATGCGAAACAAGCTGCCCGGATTCGTGCCGACCTCAAGCAAAAAGGTACGCCCATTGGGGCTTATGATTTGCAAATTGCCGCGACAGCGTTAGCTAATAGCTTGACGGTAGTGACCAATAACACCGATGAGTTTAAGCGGGTTGTTGAGTTGAGGTTGGAGAATTGGGTTTAG
- the vapB gene encoding type II toxin-antitoxin system VapB family antitoxin, whose protein sequence is MQTAKIFQNGRSQAIRLPKAFRLSGTEVKISRDGNRIILEPLEQSWDDWLLAIEQFSDDFMAQGRDQPAVQEREW, encoded by the coding sequence ATGCAAACAGCAAAAATCTTTCAGAATGGGCGTTCACAAGCTATTCGTTTACCTAAAGCCTTCCGGTTGTCGGGTACTGAAGTCAAAATTTCCCGTGATGGCAATCGCATTATCCTTGAACCACTAGAGCAATCTTGGGACGATTGGCTGCTTGCCATCGAACAGTTTTCAGACGATTTCATGGCGCAAGGGCGCGACCAGCCTGCCGTGCAAGAGCGGGAGTGGTGA
- the groL gene encoding chaperonin GroEL (60 kDa chaperone family; promotes refolding of misfolded polypeptides especially under stressful conditions; forms two stacked rings of heptamers to form a barrel-shaped 14mer; ends can be capped by GroES; misfolded proteins enter the barrel where they are refolded when GroES binds), translating to MSAKEVRFGDDARVRMVRGINVLANAVKVTLGPKGRNVVLEKSFGAPTVTKDGVSVAKEIELEDKFENMGAQLVKEVSSKTSDAAGDGTTTATVLAQAIVREGMKAVTAGMNPMDLKRGIDKAVIAAVEQLHNMSKPCADSNAIAQVGSISANSDEAIGNIIATAMDKVGKEGVITVEEGSGLDNELDVVEGMQFDRGYLSPYFVNNQQSMSAELESPFVLLYDKKISNIRELLPALEGAAKAGKPLMIIAEDIEGEALATLVVNNIRGIVKVAAVKAPGFGDRRKAMLQDIAILTGGTVISEEVGLALDKVTLDDLGQAKRINVSKDNTTIIDGAGSPDDIKARVDQVRAQIETTSSDYDREKLQERVAKLAGGVAVIKVGAATEVEMKEKKARVEDALHATRAAVEEGVVPGGGVALVRALQGIAGLKGENHEQDVGIQIAMRAMEEPLRQICSNAGDEPSVVLNAVKAGEGNYGYNARTSEYGDMIAMGILDPTKVTRTALQNAASVSGLIITTEAMVAELPKKEAPAMPDMGGMGGMGGMM from the coding sequence CCGTAACGTGGTGCTGGAAAAATCTTTCGGCGCACCGACTGTGACCAAAGACGGCGTTTCCGTTGCTAAAGAAATCGAACTGGAAGACAAGTTCGAGAACATGGGCGCACAGTTGGTTAAAGAAGTTTCTTCTAAGACTTCTGATGCGGCGGGTGATGGTACTACCACTGCAACCGTTCTGGCACAAGCTATCGTGCGTGAAGGCATGAAAGCGGTCACAGCGGGCATGAACCCAATGGATCTGAAACGCGGTATCGACAAAGCGGTTATCGCTGCGGTTGAGCAACTGCACAATATGTCTAAGCCTTGCGCAGACAGCAACGCGATTGCCCAAGTGGGTAGCATTTCTGCCAACTCTGATGAAGCCATCGGTAACATCATTGCCACTGCAATGGATAAAGTAGGCAAAGAAGGCGTTATCACCGTTGAAGAAGGCTCAGGTCTGGACAACGAACTGGACGTGGTTGAAGGGATGCAATTCGACCGTGGCTACCTGTCCCCATACTTTGTGAACAACCAACAAAGCATGTCTGCTGAACTGGAAAGCCCGTTCGTATTGTTGTACGACAAGAAAATTTCCAATATCCGTGAATTGCTGCCAGCCCTCGAAGGCGCGGCTAAAGCAGGCAAGCCACTGATGATCATTGCGGAAGACATCGAAGGCGAAGCACTGGCGACACTGGTTGTGAACAACATCCGTGGTATCGTTAAAGTGGCTGCGGTTAAAGCACCTGGCTTCGGCGACCGTCGTAAAGCTATGCTGCAAGACATCGCTATCCTGACTGGTGGTACTGTGATTTCTGAAGAAGTCGGTTTGGCTTTGGATAAAGTCACGCTGGACGATCTGGGTCAAGCCAAGCGCATCAATGTCAGCAAAGACAACACCACTATCATTGATGGCGCAGGTTCACCTGATGACATCAAAGCGCGTGTTGACCAAGTACGTGCGCAAATCGAAACCACTTCATCCGACTACGACCGTGAAAAACTGCAAGAGCGCGTTGCCAAGTTGGCAGGCGGCGTTGCAGTTATCAAAGTCGGCGCGGCAACTGAAGTCGAAATGAAAGAAAAGAAAGCCCGCGTAGAAGACGCGCTGCACGCTACCCGCGCTGCGGTTGAAGAAGGCGTGGTTCCTGGCGGTGGTGTTGCACTGGTTCGCGCCCTGCAAGGCATTGCTGGCTTGAAAGGCGAAAACCACGAGCAAGACGTGGGTATCCAAATCGCTATGCGTGCGATGGAAGAGCCACTGCGCCAAATCTGCTCTAACGCAGGTGATGAGCCGTCTGTGGTGCTGAACGCGGTGAAAGCGGGCGAAGGTAACTACGGTTACAACGCACGTACTTCCGAGTACGGCGACATGATCGCAATGGGCATCCTTGACCCAACTAAAGTTACCCGTACTGCTTTGCAGAACGCGGCATCTGTTTCTGGCTTGATCATCACGACCGAAGCAATGGTCGCTGAACTGCCGAAGAAAGAAGCTCCTGCAATGCCTGATATGGGCGGAATGGGTGGTATGGGCGGCATGATGTAA